The Balaenoptera acutorostrata chromosome 10, mBalAcu1.1, whole genome shotgun sequence genome has a window encoding:
- the EHMT2 gene encoding histone-lysine N-methyltransferase EHMT2 isoform X4 — protein sequence MAAAAGAAAAAAAEGEAPAEMGALVLEKEPRGATERVHGSLGDTPRSEEILPKANPDSLETAGPSSPASVTVTVGDEGADTPVGATPLIGDEPENLEGDGDLHGGRILMGHATKSFPSSPSKGGACPSRAKMSMTGAGKSPPSVQSLAMRLLSMPGAQGATAAGPEPPPATASPEGQPKVHRARKTMSKPGNGQPPVPEKRPPEVQHFRMSDDVHSLGKVTSDVAKRRKLNSGGGLSEELGSARGSREVTLEKGDPGSLEEWETVVGDDFSLYYDSYSVDERVDSDSKSEVEALAEQLSEEEEEEEEEEEEEEEEEEEEEEEEEDEESGNQSDRSGSSGRRKAKKKWRKDSPWVKPSRKRRKREPPRAKEPRGVNGVGSSGPSEYMEVPLGSLELPSEGTLSPNHAGVSNDTSSLETERGFEELPLCSCRMEAPKIDRISERAGHKCMATESVDGELSGCNAAILKRETMRPSSRVALMVLCETHRARMVKHHCCPGCGYFCTAGTFLECHPDFRVAHRFHKACVSQLNGMVFCPHCGEDASEAQEVTIPRGDGVTPPAGTAAPAPPPLAQDAPGRADTSQPSARMRGQGEPRRPPCDPLADTIDSSGPSLTLPSGGRLSAVGLPPGPGREALEKALVIQESERRKKLRFHPRQLYLSVKQGELQKVILMLLDNLDPNFQSDQQSKRTPLHAAAQKGSVEICHVLLQAGANINAVDKQQRTPLMEAVVNNHLEVARYMVQRGGCVYSKEEDGSTCLHHAAKIGNLEMVSLLLSTGQVDVNAQDSGGWTPIIWAAEHKHIEVIRMLLTRGADVTLTDNEENICLHWASFTGSAAIAEVLLNARCDLHAVNYHGDTPLHIAARESYHDCVLLFLSRGANPELRNKEGDTAWDLTPERSDVWFALQLNRKLRLGVGNRAIRTEKIICRDVARGYENVPIPCVNGVDGEPCPEDYKYISENCETSTMNIDRNITHLQHCTCVDDCSSSNCLCGQLSIRCWYDKDGRLLQEFNKIEPPLIFECNQACSCWRNCKNRVVQSGIKVRLQLYRTAKMGWGVRALQTIPQGTFICEYVGELISDAEADVREDDSYLFDLDNKDGEVYCIDARYYGNISRFINHLCDPNIIPVRVFMLHQDLRFPRIAFFSSRDIRAGEELGFDYGDRFWDIKSKYFTCQCGSEKCKHSAEAIALEQSRLARLDPHPELLPELGSLPPVNP from the exons atggcggcggcggcgggagctgCAGCGGCGGCGGCCGCCGAG GGGGAGGCCCCCGCTGAGATGGGGGCGCTGGTGCTGGAGAAGGAGCCCAGAGGAGCCACCGAGAGAG ttcaTGGCTCTTTGGGGGACACCCCTCGTAGTGAGGAGATCCTGCCCAAGGCCAACCCCGACTCCCTGGAGACTGCTGGCCCCTCATCCCCAGCCTCTGTCACGGTCACCGTCGGCGATGAGGGGGCTGACACCCCTGTAGGGGCCACACCGCTCATTGGGGACGAACCCGAGAATCTCGAGGGAGATGGGGACCTCCATGGGGGCCGCATCCTGATGG GCCATGCCACGAAGTCATTCCCATCTTCCCCCAGTAAGGGGGGTGCCTGTCCCAGCCGAGCCAAGATGTCAATGACAGGGGCAGGAAAATCACCCCCATCAGTCCAGAGTTTGGCTATGAGGCTGCTGAGTATGCCGGGGGCCCAGGGGGCAACAGCAGCAGGGCCTGAACCCCCACCAGCCACAGCCAGCCCGGAGGGGCAGCCCAAGGTCCATCGAGCCAGGAAAACCATGTCCAAACCAGGAAATGGACAG cccccagtcccTGAGAAGCGGCCCCCTGAAGTGCAGCATTTCCGCATGAGTGATGACGTGCACTCGCTGGGGAAGGTGACCTCAG atGTGGCCAAAAGGAGGAAGCTGAACTCAGGAGGTGGCCTG TCAGAGGAGTTGGGTTCTGCACGGGGTTCGAGAGAAGTGACCCTGGAGAAGGGGGACCCCGGGTCCCTGGAGGAGTGGGAAACGGTGGTGGGGGATGACTTCAGCCTCTACTACGATTCCTACTCTGTGGATGAGCGGGTGGACTCTGACAGCAAG TCTGAGGTCGAAGCTCTGGCTGAACAACtgagtgaggaagaggaagaggaagaggaggaagaggaggaggaggaagaggaggaggaggaagaggaagaagaagaggaagatgaagagTCAGGCAATCAGTCTGACAGG agTGGTTCCAGCGGCCGGCGCAAAGCCAAAAAGAAATGGCGGAAGGACAGCCCGTGGGTGAAGCCATCACGGAAACGGCGGAAGCGGGAGCCTCCGAGGGCCAAGGAGCCACGAG gAGTGAATGGTGTGGGCTCCTCAGGCCCCAGTGAGTACATGGAGGTCCCTCTGGGGTCCCTGGAGCTGCCCAGCGAGGGGACCCTCTCTCCCAACCACGCTG GGGTGTCCAATGACACATCTTCGCTGGAGACAGAGCGTGGGTTTGAGGAGTTGCCCCTCTGCAGCTGCCGCATGGAGGCACCCAAGATAGACCGAATCAGCGAGAGAGCGGGGCACAAGTGCATGGCCACGGAGAGTGTGGATGGAGAG CTATCGGGCTGCAACGCTGCAATCCTCAAGCGGGAGACCATGAGACCGTCAAGCCGCGTGGCACTGATGGTGCTCTGTGAGACCCACCGCGCCCGCATGGTCAAACACCACTGCTGCCCAGGCTGTGGCTACTTCTGCACGGCG GGCACCTTCCTGGAGTGTCACCCTGACTTCCGAGTGGCCCACCGCTTCCACAAGGCCTGTGTGTCCCAGCTGAACGGGATGGTCTTCTGTCCCCACTGTGGGGAGGACGCATCTGAGGCCCAGGAGGTGACCATCCCCCGGGGGGATGGGGTGACCCCACCGGCTGGcactgcagcccctgcccccccgcccctgGCCCAGGATGCCCCTGGGAGAGCGGACACTTCCCAGCCCAG CGCCCGGATGCGAGGACAGGGGGAGCCCCGGCGTCCACCCTGCGACCCCCTGGCTGACACCATCGACAGCTCGGGGCCCTCCCTAACCCTGCCCAGTGGGGGCCGCCTCTCAGCTGTGGGGCTGCCACCTGGCCCAGGCCGGGAGGCCCTGGAAAAGGCCCTGGTCATTCAGGAGTCAGAGAG GCGGAAGAAACTCCGTTTCCACCCCCGGCAGCTGTACCTGTCCGTGAAGCAAGGGGAGCTGCAGAAGGTGATCCTGATGCTGT TGGACAACCTGGACCCCAACTTCCAGAGCGACCAGCAGAGCAAGCGCACGCCCCTGCACGCGGCTGCCCAGAAGGGCTCTGTGGAGATCTGCCATGTACTGCTGCAG GCTGGAGCGAACATCAATGCTGTGGACAAGCAGCAGCGGACGCCGCTGATGGAGGCCGTGGTGAACAACCACCTGGAGGTGGCTCGCTACATGGTGCAGCGCGGGGGCTGCGTCTACAGCAAG GAGGAAGACGGCTCCACCTGCCTCCACCACGCAGCCAAAATTGGGAATCTGGAGATGGTCAGCCTGCTGCTCAGCACGGGACAGGTGGACGTCAACGCCCAG gACAGTGGGGGGTGGACGCCCATCATCTGGGCCGCAGAGCACAAGCACATCGAGGTGATCCGCATGCTGCTGACAAGGGGCGCCGATGTCACCCTCACAGACAAT GAGGAGAACATCTGCCTGCACTGGGCCTCCTTCACCGGCAGCGCCGCCATCGCAGAGGTTCTCCTGAACGCCCGCTGCGACCTCCACGCTGTCAACTACCACGGGGACACGCCCCTACACATTGCAGCCCGGGAGAGCTACCACGACTGCGTGCT GTTGTTCCTGTCACGCGGGGCAAACCCTGAGCTGCGGAACAAGGAGGGGGACACGGCGTGGGACCTGACCCCTGAGCGCTCTGACGTGTGGTTTGCGCTCCAGCTCAACCGCAAGCTGCGGCTCGGGGTGGGAAATCGGGCCATCCGCACTGAGAAGATCATCTGCCG GGACGTGGCTCGGGGCTATGAGAACGTGCCCATTCCCTGTGTCAACGGTGTGGACGGGGAGCCCTGCCCCGAGGATTACAAGTACATCTCGGAGAACTGCGAGACGTCCACCATGAACATAGACCGCAACATCACCCACCTACAG CACTGCACATGCGTGGATGACTGCTCCAGCTCCAACTGCCTGTGCGGCCAGCTCAGCATTCGCTGCTGGTATGACAAG gACGGGCGGCTGCTCCAGGAATTTAACAAGATCGAGCCCCCGCTGATTTTTGAGTGTAACCAGGCGTGCTCCTGCTGGAGAAACTGCAAGAACCGGGTAGTGCAGAGTGGCATCAA ggtGCGACTGCAGCTCTACCGAACAGCCAAGATGGGCTGGGGGGTCCGAGCCCTGCAGACCATTCCCCAGGGGACTTTCATTTGCGA GTATGTCGGCGAGCTGATCTCTGATGCTGAGGCTGATGTGAGAGAGGATGATTCTTATCTCTTCGACTTAGACAACAAG GATGGAGAGGTGTACTGCATCGATGCCCGTTACTACGGCAACATCAGCCGCTTCATCAACCACTTGTGTGACCCCAACATCATCCCCGTCCGGGTCTTCATGCTGCACCAAGACCTGCGATTTCCACGCATTGCCTTCTTCAGCTCCCGAGACATCCGGGCCGGGGAGGAACTGGG GTTTGACTATGGTGACCGCTTCTGGGACATCAAAAGCAAATATTTCACCTGCCAGTGTGGCTCTGAGAAGTGCAAGCACTCAGCTGAGGCCATTGCCCTGGAGCAGAGCCGCCTGGCCCGCCTGGATCCCCACCCCGAGCTGCTGCCTGAGCTCGGCTCCCTGCCCCCTGTCAACCCCTGA
- the EHMT2 gene encoding histone-lysine N-methyltransferase EHMT2 isoform X6 codes for MAAAAGAAAAAAAEGEAPAEMGALVLEKEPRGATERVHGSLGDTPRSEEILPKANPDSLETAGPSSPASVTVTVGDEGADTPVGATPLIGDEPENLEGDGDLHGGRILMGHATKSFPSSPSKGGACPSRAKMSMTGAGKSPPSVQSLAMRLLSMPGAQGATAAGPEPPPATASPEGQPKVHRARKTMSKPGNGQPPVPEKRPPEVQHFRMSDDVHSLGKVTSDVAKRRKLNSGGGLSEVEALAEQLSEEEEEEEEEEEEEEEEEEEEEEEEEDEESGNQSDRSGSSGRRKAKKKWRKDSPWVKPSRKRRKREPPRAKEPRGVSNDTSSLETERGFEELPLCSCRMEAPKIDRISERAGHKCMATESVDGELSGCNAAILKRETMRPSSRVALMVLCETHRARMVKHHCCPGCGYFCTAGTFLECHPDFRVAHRFHKACVSQLNGMVFCPHCGEDASEAQEVTIPRGDGVTPPAGTAAPAPPPLAQDAPGRADTSQPSARMRGQGEPRRPPCDPLADTIDSSGPSLTLPSGGRLSAVGLPPGPGREALEKALVIQESERRKKLRFHPRQLYLSVKQGELQKVILMLLDNLDPNFQSDQQSKRTPLHAAAQKGSVEICHVLLQAGANINAVDKQQRTPLMEAVVNNHLEVARYMVQRGGCVYSKEEDGSTCLHHAAKIGNLEMVSLLLSTGQVDVNAQDSGGWTPIIWAAEHKHIEVIRMLLTRGADVTLTDNEENICLHWASFTGSAAIAEVLLNARCDLHAVNYHGDTPLHIAARESYHDCVLLFLSRGANPELRNKEGDTAWDLTPERSDVWFALQLNRKLRLGVGNRAIRTEKIICRDVARGYENVPIPCVNGVDGEPCPEDYKYISENCETSTMNIDRNITHLQHCTCVDDCSSSNCLCGQLSIRCWYDKDGRLLQEFNKIEPPLIFECNQACSCWRNCKNRVVQSGIKVRLQLYRTAKMGWGVRALQTIPQGTFICEYVGELISDAEADVREDDSYLFDLDNKDGEVYCIDARYYGNISRFINHLCDPNIIPVRVFMLHQDLRFPRIAFFSSRDIRAGEELGFDYGDRFWDIKSKYFTCQCGSEKCKHSAEAIALEQSRLARLDPHPELLPELGSLPPVNP; via the exons atggcggcggcggcgggagctgCAGCGGCGGCGGCCGCCGAG GGGGAGGCCCCCGCTGAGATGGGGGCGCTGGTGCTGGAGAAGGAGCCCAGAGGAGCCACCGAGAGAG ttcaTGGCTCTTTGGGGGACACCCCTCGTAGTGAGGAGATCCTGCCCAAGGCCAACCCCGACTCCCTGGAGACTGCTGGCCCCTCATCCCCAGCCTCTGTCACGGTCACCGTCGGCGATGAGGGGGCTGACACCCCTGTAGGGGCCACACCGCTCATTGGGGACGAACCCGAGAATCTCGAGGGAGATGGGGACCTCCATGGGGGCCGCATCCTGATGG GCCATGCCACGAAGTCATTCCCATCTTCCCCCAGTAAGGGGGGTGCCTGTCCCAGCCGAGCCAAGATGTCAATGACAGGGGCAGGAAAATCACCCCCATCAGTCCAGAGTTTGGCTATGAGGCTGCTGAGTATGCCGGGGGCCCAGGGGGCAACAGCAGCAGGGCCTGAACCCCCACCAGCCACAGCCAGCCCGGAGGGGCAGCCCAAGGTCCATCGAGCCAGGAAAACCATGTCCAAACCAGGAAATGGACAG cccccagtcccTGAGAAGCGGCCCCCTGAAGTGCAGCATTTCCGCATGAGTGATGACGTGCACTCGCTGGGGAAGGTGACCTCAG atGTGGCCAAAAGGAGGAAGCTGAACTCAGGAGGTGGCCTG TCTGAGGTCGAAGCTCTGGCTGAACAACtgagtgaggaagaggaagaggaagaggaggaagaggaggaggaggaagaggaggaggaggaagaggaagaagaagaggaagatgaagagTCAGGCAATCAGTCTGACAGG agTGGTTCCAGCGGCCGGCGCAAAGCCAAAAAGAAATGGCGGAAGGACAGCCCGTGGGTGAAGCCATCACGGAAACGGCGGAAGCGGGAGCCTCCGAGGGCCAAGGAGCCACGAG GGGTGTCCAATGACACATCTTCGCTGGAGACAGAGCGTGGGTTTGAGGAGTTGCCCCTCTGCAGCTGCCGCATGGAGGCACCCAAGATAGACCGAATCAGCGAGAGAGCGGGGCACAAGTGCATGGCCACGGAGAGTGTGGATGGAGAG CTATCGGGCTGCAACGCTGCAATCCTCAAGCGGGAGACCATGAGACCGTCAAGCCGCGTGGCACTGATGGTGCTCTGTGAGACCCACCGCGCCCGCATGGTCAAACACCACTGCTGCCCAGGCTGTGGCTACTTCTGCACGGCG GGCACCTTCCTGGAGTGTCACCCTGACTTCCGAGTGGCCCACCGCTTCCACAAGGCCTGTGTGTCCCAGCTGAACGGGATGGTCTTCTGTCCCCACTGTGGGGAGGACGCATCTGAGGCCCAGGAGGTGACCATCCCCCGGGGGGATGGGGTGACCCCACCGGCTGGcactgcagcccctgcccccccgcccctgGCCCAGGATGCCCCTGGGAGAGCGGACACTTCCCAGCCCAG CGCCCGGATGCGAGGACAGGGGGAGCCCCGGCGTCCACCCTGCGACCCCCTGGCTGACACCATCGACAGCTCGGGGCCCTCCCTAACCCTGCCCAGTGGGGGCCGCCTCTCAGCTGTGGGGCTGCCACCTGGCCCAGGCCGGGAGGCCCTGGAAAAGGCCCTGGTCATTCAGGAGTCAGAGAG GCGGAAGAAACTCCGTTTCCACCCCCGGCAGCTGTACCTGTCCGTGAAGCAAGGGGAGCTGCAGAAGGTGATCCTGATGCTGT TGGACAACCTGGACCCCAACTTCCAGAGCGACCAGCAGAGCAAGCGCACGCCCCTGCACGCGGCTGCCCAGAAGGGCTCTGTGGAGATCTGCCATGTACTGCTGCAG GCTGGAGCGAACATCAATGCTGTGGACAAGCAGCAGCGGACGCCGCTGATGGAGGCCGTGGTGAACAACCACCTGGAGGTGGCTCGCTACATGGTGCAGCGCGGGGGCTGCGTCTACAGCAAG GAGGAAGACGGCTCCACCTGCCTCCACCACGCAGCCAAAATTGGGAATCTGGAGATGGTCAGCCTGCTGCTCAGCACGGGACAGGTGGACGTCAACGCCCAG gACAGTGGGGGGTGGACGCCCATCATCTGGGCCGCAGAGCACAAGCACATCGAGGTGATCCGCATGCTGCTGACAAGGGGCGCCGATGTCACCCTCACAGACAAT GAGGAGAACATCTGCCTGCACTGGGCCTCCTTCACCGGCAGCGCCGCCATCGCAGAGGTTCTCCTGAACGCCCGCTGCGACCTCCACGCTGTCAACTACCACGGGGACACGCCCCTACACATTGCAGCCCGGGAGAGCTACCACGACTGCGTGCT GTTGTTCCTGTCACGCGGGGCAAACCCTGAGCTGCGGAACAAGGAGGGGGACACGGCGTGGGACCTGACCCCTGAGCGCTCTGACGTGTGGTTTGCGCTCCAGCTCAACCGCAAGCTGCGGCTCGGGGTGGGAAATCGGGCCATCCGCACTGAGAAGATCATCTGCCG GGACGTGGCTCGGGGCTATGAGAACGTGCCCATTCCCTGTGTCAACGGTGTGGACGGGGAGCCCTGCCCCGAGGATTACAAGTACATCTCGGAGAACTGCGAGACGTCCACCATGAACATAGACCGCAACATCACCCACCTACAG CACTGCACATGCGTGGATGACTGCTCCAGCTCCAACTGCCTGTGCGGCCAGCTCAGCATTCGCTGCTGGTATGACAAG gACGGGCGGCTGCTCCAGGAATTTAACAAGATCGAGCCCCCGCTGATTTTTGAGTGTAACCAGGCGTGCTCCTGCTGGAGAAACTGCAAGAACCGGGTAGTGCAGAGTGGCATCAA ggtGCGACTGCAGCTCTACCGAACAGCCAAGATGGGCTGGGGGGTCCGAGCCCTGCAGACCATTCCCCAGGGGACTTTCATTTGCGA GTATGTCGGCGAGCTGATCTCTGATGCTGAGGCTGATGTGAGAGAGGATGATTCTTATCTCTTCGACTTAGACAACAAG GATGGAGAGGTGTACTGCATCGATGCCCGTTACTACGGCAACATCAGCCGCTTCATCAACCACTTGTGTGACCCCAACATCATCCCCGTCCGGGTCTTCATGCTGCACCAAGACCTGCGATTTCCACGCATTGCCTTCTTCAGCTCCCGAGACATCCGGGCCGGGGAGGAACTGGG GTTTGACTATGGTGACCGCTTCTGGGACATCAAAAGCAAATATTTCACCTGCCAGTGTGGCTCTGAGAAGTGCAAGCACTCAGCTGAGGCCATTGCCCTGGAGCAGAGCCGCCTGGCCCGCCTGGATCCCCACCCCGAGCTGCTGCCTGAGCTCGGCTCCCTGCCCCCTGTCAACCCCTGA
- the EHMT2 gene encoding histone-lysine N-methyltransferase EHMT2 isoform X5, translating to MAAAAGAAAAAAAEGEAPAEMGALVLEKEPRGATERVHGSLGDTPRSEEILPKANPDSLETAGPSSPASVTVTVGDEGADTPVGATPLIGDEPENLEGDGDLHGGRILMGHATKSFPSSPSKGGACPSRAKMSMTGAGKSPPSVQSLAMRLLSMPGAQGATAAGPEPPPATASPEGQPKVHRARKTMSKPGNGQPPVPEKRPPEVQHFRMSDDVHSLGKVTSDVAKRRKLNSGGGLSEELGSARGSREVTLEKGDPGSLEEWETVVGDDFSLYYDSYSVDERVDSDSKSEVEALAEQLSEEEEEEEEEEEEEEEEEEEEEEEEEDEESGNQSDRSGSSGRRKAKKKWRKDSPWVKPSRKRRKREPPRAKEPRGVSNDTSSLETERGFEELPLCSCRMEAPKIDRISERAGHKCMATESVDGELSGCNAAILKRETMRPSSRVALMVLCETHRARMVKHHCCPGCGYFCTAGTFLECHPDFRVAHRFHKACVSQLNGMVFCPHCGEDASEAQEVTIPRGDGVTPPAGTAAPAPPPLAQDAPGRADTSQPSARMRGQGEPRRPPCDPLADTIDSSGPSLTLPSGGRLSAVGLPPGPGREALEKALVIQESERRKKLRFHPRQLYLSVKQGELQKVILMLLDNLDPNFQSDQQSKRTPLHAAAQKGSVEICHVLLQAGANINAVDKQQRTPLMEAVVNNHLEVARYMVQRGGCVYSKEEDGSTCLHHAAKIGNLEMVSLLLSTGQVDVNAQDSGGWTPIIWAAEHKHIEVIRMLLTRGADVTLTDNEENICLHWASFTGSAAIAEVLLNARCDLHAVNYHGDTPLHIAARESYHDCVLLFLSRGANPELRNKEGDTAWDLTPERSDVWFALQLNRKLRLGVGNRAIRTEKIICRDVARGYENVPIPCVNGVDGEPCPEDYKYISENCETSTMNIDRNITHLQHCTCVDDCSSSNCLCGQLSIRCWYDKDGRLLQEFNKIEPPLIFECNQACSCWRNCKNRVVQSGIKVRLQLYRTAKMGWGVRALQTIPQGTFICEYVGELISDAEADVREDDSYLFDLDNKDGEVYCIDARYYGNISRFINHLCDPNIIPVRVFMLHQDLRFPRIAFFSSRDIRAGEELGFDYGDRFWDIKSKYFTCQCGSEKCKHSAEAIALEQSRLARLDPHPELLPELGSLPPVNP from the exons atggcggcggcggcgggagctgCAGCGGCGGCGGCCGCCGAG GGGGAGGCCCCCGCTGAGATGGGGGCGCTGGTGCTGGAGAAGGAGCCCAGAGGAGCCACCGAGAGAG ttcaTGGCTCTTTGGGGGACACCCCTCGTAGTGAGGAGATCCTGCCCAAGGCCAACCCCGACTCCCTGGAGACTGCTGGCCCCTCATCCCCAGCCTCTGTCACGGTCACCGTCGGCGATGAGGGGGCTGACACCCCTGTAGGGGCCACACCGCTCATTGGGGACGAACCCGAGAATCTCGAGGGAGATGGGGACCTCCATGGGGGCCGCATCCTGATGG GCCATGCCACGAAGTCATTCCCATCTTCCCCCAGTAAGGGGGGTGCCTGTCCCAGCCGAGCCAAGATGTCAATGACAGGGGCAGGAAAATCACCCCCATCAGTCCAGAGTTTGGCTATGAGGCTGCTGAGTATGCCGGGGGCCCAGGGGGCAACAGCAGCAGGGCCTGAACCCCCACCAGCCACAGCCAGCCCGGAGGGGCAGCCCAAGGTCCATCGAGCCAGGAAAACCATGTCCAAACCAGGAAATGGACAG cccccagtcccTGAGAAGCGGCCCCCTGAAGTGCAGCATTTCCGCATGAGTGATGACGTGCACTCGCTGGGGAAGGTGACCTCAG atGTGGCCAAAAGGAGGAAGCTGAACTCAGGAGGTGGCCTG TCAGAGGAGTTGGGTTCTGCACGGGGTTCGAGAGAAGTGACCCTGGAGAAGGGGGACCCCGGGTCCCTGGAGGAGTGGGAAACGGTGGTGGGGGATGACTTCAGCCTCTACTACGATTCCTACTCTGTGGATGAGCGGGTGGACTCTGACAGCAAG TCTGAGGTCGAAGCTCTGGCTGAACAACtgagtgaggaagaggaagaggaagaggaggaagaggaggaggaggaagaggaggaggaggaagaggaagaagaagaggaagatgaagagTCAGGCAATCAGTCTGACAGG agTGGTTCCAGCGGCCGGCGCAAAGCCAAAAAGAAATGGCGGAAGGACAGCCCGTGGGTGAAGCCATCACGGAAACGGCGGAAGCGGGAGCCTCCGAGGGCCAAGGAGCCACGAG GGGTGTCCAATGACACATCTTCGCTGGAGACAGAGCGTGGGTTTGAGGAGTTGCCCCTCTGCAGCTGCCGCATGGAGGCACCCAAGATAGACCGAATCAGCGAGAGAGCGGGGCACAAGTGCATGGCCACGGAGAGTGTGGATGGAGAG CTATCGGGCTGCAACGCTGCAATCCTCAAGCGGGAGACCATGAGACCGTCAAGCCGCGTGGCACTGATGGTGCTCTGTGAGACCCACCGCGCCCGCATGGTCAAACACCACTGCTGCCCAGGCTGTGGCTACTTCTGCACGGCG GGCACCTTCCTGGAGTGTCACCCTGACTTCCGAGTGGCCCACCGCTTCCACAAGGCCTGTGTGTCCCAGCTGAACGGGATGGTCTTCTGTCCCCACTGTGGGGAGGACGCATCTGAGGCCCAGGAGGTGACCATCCCCCGGGGGGATGGGGTGACCCCACCGGCTGGcactgcagcccctgcccccccgcccctgGCCCAGGATGCCCCTGGGAGAGCGGACACTTCCCAGCCCAG CGCCCGGATGCGAGGACAGGGGGAGCCCCGGCGTCCACCCTGCGACCCCCTGGCTGACACCATCGACAGCTCGGGGCCCTCCCTAACCCTGCCCAGTGGGGGCCGCCTCTCAGCTGTGGGGCTGCCACCTGGCCCAGGCCGGGAGGCCCTGGAAAAGGCCCTGGTCATTCAGGAGTCAGAGAG GCGGAAGAAACTCCGTTTCCACCCCCGGCAGCTGTACCTGTCCGTGAAGCAAGGGGAGCTGCAGAAGGTGATCCTGATGCTGT TGGACAACCTGGACCCCAACTTCCAGAGCGACCAGCAGAGCAAGCGCACGCCCCTGCACGCGGCTGCCCAGAAGGGCTCTGTGGAGATCTGCCATGTACTGCTGCAG GCTGGAGCGAACATCAATGCTGTGGACAAGCAGCAGCGGACGCCGCTGATGGAGGCCGTGGTGAACAACCACCTGGAGGTGGCTCGCTACATGGTGCAGCGCGGGGGCTGCGTCTACAGCAAG GAGGAAGACGGCTCCACCTGCCTCCACCACGCAGCCAAAATTGGGAATCTGGAGATGGTCAGCCTGCTGCTCAGCACGGGACAGGTGGACGTCAACGCCCAG gACAGTGGGGGGTGGACGCCCATCATCTGGGCCGCAGAGCACAAGCACATCGAGGTGATCCGCATGCTGCTGACAAGGGGCGCCGATGTCACCCTCACAGACAAT GAGGAGAACATCTGCCTGCACTGGGCCTCCTTCACCGGCAGCGCCGCCATCGCAGAGGTTCTCCTGAACGCCCGCTGCGACCTCCACGCTGTCAACTACCACGGGGACACGCCCCTACACATTGCAGCCCGGGAGAGCTACCACGACTGCGTGCT GTTGTTCCTGTCACGCGGGGCAAACCCTGAGCTGCGGAACAAGGAGGGGGACACGGCGTGGGACCTGACCCCTGAGCGCTCTGACGTGTGGTTTGCGCTCCAGCTCAACCGCAAGCTGCGGCTCGGGGTGGGAAATCGGGCCATCCGCACTGAGAAGATCATCTGCCG GGACGTGGCTCGGGGCTATGAGAACGTGCCCATTCCCTGTGTCAACGGTGTGGACGGGGAGCCCTGCCCCGAGGATTACAAGTACATCTCGGAGAACTGCGAGACGTCCACCATGAACATAGACCGCAACATCACCCACCTACAG CACTGCACATGCGTGGATGACTGCTCCAGCTCCAACTGCCTGTGCGGCCAGCTCAGCATTCGCTGCTGGTATGACAAG gACGGGCGGCTGCTCCAGGAATTTAACAAGATCGAGCCCCCGCTGATTTTTGAGTGTAACCAGGCGTGCTCCTGCTGGAGAAACTGCAAGAACCGGGTAGTGCAGAGTGGCATCAA ggtGCGACTGCAGCTCTACCGAACAGCCAAGATGGGCTGGGGGGTCCGAGCCCTGCAGACCATTCCCCAGGGGACTTTCATTTGCGA GTATGTCGGCGAGCTGATCTCTGATGCTGAGGCTGATGTGAGAGAGGATGATTCTTATCTCTTCGACTTAGACAACAAG GATGGAGAGGTGTACTGCATCGATGCCCGTTACTACGGCAACATCAGCCGCTTCATCAACCACTTGTGTGACCCCAACATCATCCCCGTCCGGGTCTTCATGCTGCACCAAGACCTGCGATTTCCACGCATTGCCTTCTTCAGCTCCCGAGACATCCGGGCCGGGGAGGAACTGGG GTTTGACTATGGTGACCGCTTCTGGGACATCAAAAGCAAATATTTCACCTGCCAGTGTGGCTCTGAGAAGTGCAAGCACTCAGCTGAGGCCATTGCCCTGGAGCAGAGCCGCCTGGCCCGCCTGGATCCCCACCCCGAGCTGCTGCCTGAGCTCGGCTCCCTGCCCCCTGTCAACCCCTGA